A genomic stretch from Halococcus saccharolyticus DSM 5350 includes:
- a CDS encoding HAH_0734 family protein, with translation MKRLIIEGDPGVRKGGIIEHDGEELVCFGISRQGEWHGPSQVQLWCTVGTEDETEDFERRNFIPMHLDVEAVDASDVTVTQRKGELTV, from the coding sequence ATGAAGCGGCTCATCATCGAGGGCGATCCCGGCGTCCGGAAGGGCGGGATCATCGAACACGACGGCGAGGAACTGGTCTGTTTCGGTATCTCCCGCCAGGGTGAGTGGCACGGCCCGAGCCAGGTTCAGCTGTGGTGTACGGTCGGTACCGAAGACGAGACCGAGGACTTCGAGCGCCGAAACTTCATCCCGATGCATCTCGACGTCGAGGCGGTCGACGCCAGCGACGTCACGGTCACACAGCGCAAGGGCGAACTCACCGTCTAG
- a CDS encoding RNA methyltransferase: MGEVSVAVVDPQTPGNVGTIARAMKNFGFSDLKLVDPPELDPDGEAYGFAGHAREDVLPNHDVVSFESLVTDFYTIGFTATTNRDGRKHVRYPFRTPTELRDHLAGLDADVALVFGRESTGLSNEEIVRIDEVCSIPASPEYPVLNLGQAATVALYELRDLHLDGSQHPGNRHERADERALEGLYDQFDSFLDAIDHPEEKHAKTGRLIRRLLGRAHPTGREVTTLRGLFRQAESRIERAQNDD, from the coding sequence ATGGGCGAGGTTTCCGTCGCCGTCGTCGATCCCCAGACGCCTGGAAATGTCGGGACGATCGCGCGGGCGATGAAGAACTTCGGGTTCAGTGATTTGAAACTGGTCGATCCGCCTGAACTCGACCCCGACGGCGAGGCGTACGGCTTCGCCGGCCACGCCCGCGAAGACGTCCTCCCGAACCACGACGTGGTGAGCTTCGAGTCGCTCGTCACCGATTTCTACACCATCGGCTTCACGGCAACCACGAACCGTGACGGACGCAAACACGTCCGGTATCCGTTCAGAACCCCGACCGAACTCCGCGACCATCTCGCCGGCCTCGACGCTGACGTGGCGCTGGTGTTCGGTCGCGAGAGTACGGGATTATCGAACGAGGAGATCGTGCGGATCGACGAGGTGTGTTCGATCCCTGCGAGCCCCGAGTACCCGGTTCTCAATCTCGGTCAGGCCGCGACGGTCGCGCTCTACGAACTCCGTGATCTGCATCTCGACGGGAGCCAACATCCCGGCAATCGACACGAACGCGCCGACGAGCGCGCGCTCGAAGGGCTCTACGACCAGTTCGACTCGTTTCTCGATGCGATCGACCACCCCGAGGAGAAGCACGCGAAGACCGGTCGCCTCATCCGGCGGCTGCTCGGTCGTGCCCACCCCACCGGCCGGGAGGTCACGACGCTTCGGGGTCTCTTCCGCCAGGCCGAAAGCCGGATCGAGCGCGCCCAAAACGACGACTGA
- a CDS encoding C2H2-type zinc finger protein produces the protein MSSDLHDCRVCSATFETEEELNDHMEAEHSEQGMV, from the coding sequence ATGAGTTCGGATCTGCACGACTGCCGAGTCTGTTCGGCGACGTTCGAGACCGAAGAGGAGCTCAACGACCACATGGAGGCAGAGCACAGCGAACAGGGGATGGTCTGA
- a CDS encoding 30S ribosomal protein S27e, translating to MAGNFYAVQCPDCENEQIVFGKAASTVACAVCGTTLARSTGGDATFEGEVIETVERRDADGELADTGT from the coding sequence ATGGCGGGGAACTTCTACGCCGTCCAGTGTCCGGACTGTGAGAACGAACAGATCGTCTTCGGCAAGGCCGCGAGCACGGTGGCGTGTGCGGTCTGTGGCACGACGCTCGCCCGATCGACCGGCGGCGACGCGACCTTCGAGGGTGAGGTGATCGAGACCGTCGAGCGCCGCGACGCCGACGGCGAGCTCGCGGACACTGGGACATGA
- a CDS encoding RNA-protein complex protein Nop10: MKSAILVCEAWRSTHDRPVYTFAETCPECGGPAVNSAPAPYNPEDPHGEYRRALKRRESE; encoded by the coding sequence ATGAAATCCGCTATTCTCGTGTGCGAGGCGTGGCGTTCGACCCACGACCGCCCGGTGTACACGTTCGCCGAAACCTGTCCCGAGTGTGGCGGCCCGGCGGTCAACAGCGCACCAGCCCCCTACAACCCCGAGGACCCTCACGGCGAGTACCGACGTGCTCTTAAGCGCCGCGAGTCGGAATAG
- a CDS encoding quinone oxidoreductase family protein translates to MQAIEVTEFGGRDVIETTDRDVPDPGPGEVRIDVAAAGVNFADIMQRRGHYQGGPSPPYVPGMEAAGTIGAVGEGVDREVGERVVAMTDAGYAESVTASAAGLFDVPESMEFTEAAGFPVQFLTAHNTLFEWGGLEEGERVLIHAAAGGVGTAATQLASEAGAEVFGTASTQEKLDLAERLGADHPINYTETDFAEEVNDLTDGEGVDLVLDGIGGDTTTESLDCLTHFGRMVSYGAASGEPGYPDTSTLLFNNYTVYGYHLGQSMQRDPERVLSAVPRLTELLTEGDLEVIVGETFPLEDAAAAHEHIENRKSTGKVVLEP, encoded by the coding sequence ATGCAGGCCATCGAAGTCACCGAATTCGGCGGGCGTGACGTCATCGAGACGACCGACCGCGACGTGCCCGACCCAGGACCGGGCGAGGTCCGGATCGACGTCGCGGCGGCGGGCGTCAACTTCGCGGATATCATGCAGCGCCGCGGCCACTATCAGGGCGGGCCGAGTCCGCCCTACGTCCCTGGAATGGAGGCTGCCGGCACGATCGGCGCGGTCGGTGAGGGCGTCGATCGTGAGGTCGGCGAGCGCGTCGTCGCGATGACCGACGCGGGCTATGCCGAGTCCGTCACCGCCAGCGCTGCCGGACTGTTCGACGTGCCCGAATCGATGGAGTTCACGGAAGCCGCGGGCTTTCCGGTCCAGTTCCTGACTGCCCACAACACCCTGTTCGAGTGGGGCGGGCTGGAGGAGGGCGAGCGGGTGCTGATCCACGCGGCGGCAGGCGGCGTCGGGACCGCGGCGACCCAGCTCGCGAGCGAGGCTGGAGCCGAAGTCTTCGGGACTGCGAGCACCCAAGAGAAGCTCGACCTCGCCGAACGCCTCGGCGCGGATCATCCGATCAACTACACCGAGACCGACTTCGCCGAGGAAGTCAACGATCTCACCGACGGCGAGGGCGTCGATCTCGTGCTCGACGGCATCGGCGGCGACACCACCACGGAGAGCCTCGACTGTCTCACCCACTTCGGTCGGATGGTTTCATATGGCGCAGCGAGCGGCGAACCGGGCTATCCCGATACCAGCACGCTGCTGTTCAACAACTACACCGTCTACGGCTACCATCTCGGCCAGTCGATGCAGCGCGACCCCGAGCGCGTGCTGAGCGCCGTGCCGCGTCTCACCGAGTTGCTAACCGAGGGCGATCTCGAAGTGATCGTCGGCGAAACCTTCCCACTTGAAGACGCTGCCGCAGCACACGAGCATATCGAGAACCGCAAAAGCACCGGCAAGGTCGTTCTCGAACCCTAA
- a CDS encoding proteasome assembly chaperone family protein, producing the protein MDEFAVETLAEPSLSDPVLIEGLPGVGHVGKLAAEHLLEEFESEPIRRLYSEHFPPQVNVEDGRAKLACAELHAVEADDQDLLVLTGDHQPQESTGHYRLTDRVLDIATELGVDRVFALGGVPTGELIDEYDVIGAATDDGVIDELETAGVEFREDQPAGGIVGVSGLLLGLGERRDLDAACLMGETSGYLVDPKSARAVLEVLEAAIGFEVEFDSLEERADEMEEVVQKIQQMEGGQQATDDNLRYIG; encoded by the coding sequence ATGGACGAATTCGCCGTCGAAACGCTCGCGGAGCCGTCGCTCTCCGACCCGGTGTTAATCGAGGGACTTCCGGGCGTGGGCCACGTCGGCAAGCTCGCCGCCGAACACCTCCTCGAAGAGTTCGAAAGCGAGCCGATTCGCCGGCTCTACTCCGAGCACTTTCCGCCCCAGGTCAACGTCGAGGACGGCCGCGCGAAACTCGCCTGCGCCGAACTCCACGCAGTGGAGGCCGATGACCAAGATCTCCTCGTCCTCACGGGCGATCACCAGCCCCAGGAATCCACCGGCCACTACCGCCTGACCGACCGCGTTCTCGACATCGCGACCGAACTCGGGGTCGATCGAGTCTTCGCGCTCGGCGGCGTTCCGACGGGCGAGCTGATCGACGAGTACGACGTCATCGGAGCCGCGACCGACGACGGCGTCATCGACGAGCTCGAAACCGCAGGCGTCGAGTTCCGCGAGGACCAGCCCGCCGGCGGCATCGTCGGCGTCTCCGGCCTGCTCCTCGGCCTCGGCGAGCGCCGCGACCTCGACGCAGCCTGTCTGATGGGAGAGACCAGCGGCTATCTCGTCGATCCCAAGAGCGCGCGCGCGGTGCTCGAAGTCCTCGAAGCAGCCATCGGGTTCGAAGTCGAATTCGACTCGCTCGAAGAACGTGCCGACGAGATGGAGGAGGTCGTCCAGAAGATCCAACAGATGGAGGGCGGCCAGCAGGCCACCGACGACAACCTTCGGTACATCGGCTAG
- the folP gene encoding dihydropteroate synthase, producing MTVDAAGLPIGDDHPPRIMGVLNVSDESPYDPSVFDDPDEAAAYVDDLIADGADIVDVGLESANKRFDVLSADEERDRLDTALETIERARDDAVFSIETRYHEVAAAALDAGFDMVNDVCGFADPEMAGVCEARDAAVVKMASPPDLERPGALTTVEEIHAALDRELTAKTIVDPAFGGWSEAKTFEDDREIFGRLGEFRDLDRPMLVSINRKNFLGEIVDRETEGRLPASLAATALAVERGAHVIRTHDVAETRDAALIGDALGDRRERVPAEA from the coding sequence ATGACCGTCGACGCCGCCGGCCTCCCGATCGGCGACGATCACCCGCCACGGATCATGGGCGTGCTCAACGTCAGCGACGAGTCGCCCTACGATCCGAGCGTGTTCGACGATCCCGACGAAGCGGCCGCGTACGTCGACGACCTCATCGCCGACGGGGCGGACATCGTCGACGTCGGCCTCGAATCCGCGAACAAGCGCTTCGATGTGCTTTCGGCCGACGAGGAACGCGACCGACTCGACACCGCGCTCGAAACGATCGAGCGCGCCCGCGACGACGCGGTGTTCTCGATCGAGACCCGCTATCACGAGGTCGCCGCGGCCGCGCTCGATGCGGGCTTCGACATGGTGAACGACGTCTGCGGGTTTGCCGACCCCGAAATGGCCGGCGTCTGCGAGGCGCGCGACGCCGCGGTGGTGAAGATGGCGAGCCCACCCGACCTCGAACGTCCCGGCGCGCTCACCACCGTTGAAGAGATCCACGCCGCACTCGACCGCGAACTCACCGCGAAGACGATCGTCGATCCCGCCTTCGGCGGGTGGAGCGAGGCGAAAACCTTCGAGGACGACCGCGAGATATTCGGCCGACTCGGCGAGTTCCGCGATCTCGACCGGCCGATGCTGGTTTCGATCAACCGGAAGAACTTCCTCGGCGAGATCGTCGATCGTGAGACGGAAGGCCGACTCCCGGCCAGCCTCGCCGCGACCGCGCTGGCAGTCGAGCGCGGCGCACACGTCATCCGGACCCACGATGTGGCCGAAACACGGGATGCAGCCCTGATCGGCGACGCGCTCGGTGATCGGCGCGAACGCGTCCCGGCAGAGGCCTGA
- a CDS encoding translation initiation factor IF-2 subunit alpha: MNYSGWPDPGDLVVGKVDEIADFGVFVTLSEYEDKRGLVHVSEVASGWIKNVRDHVSLDQTVVAKVLDVDESSQQIDLSLKDVNDHQRSETIQDWKAERKADNWMAIAFGEDIADEQYATVANAFLAEFGSLYAGFEEAAIHGTEALDGTDLDDDEIDAIVETARENVSVPYVTVSGYVDLTCAESAGVDIVREALDAAEGNGEVPEEIELEVTYVGAPEYRIRVQAPDYKTAESQLEASAERASTAITDRGGTAEFHRERRSDDE; the protein is encoded by the coding sequence ATGAACTACAGCGGGTGGCCCGATCCGGGTGATCTGGTCGTCGGAAAGGTCGACGAGATCGCCGATTTCGGCGTGTTCGTCACCCTCTCGGAGTACGAGGACAAACGCGGTCTCGTCCACGTCTCGGAGGTCGCCTCGGGTTGGATCAAGAACGTCCGCGACCACGTGAGCCTCGATCAGACCGTGGTGGCGAAAGTGCTCGACGTCGACGAGTCGTCCCAGCAGATCGATCTCTCGCTCAAGGACGTCAACGACCACCAGCGCTCGGAGACGATCCAGGACTGGAAGGCCGAACGGAAGGCCGACAACTGGATGGCGATCGCGTTCGGCGAGGACATCGCCGACGAGCAGTACGCCACGGTCGCGAACGCCTTCCTCGCGGAGTTCGGCTCGCTGTACGCAGGCTTCGAGGAGGCGGCCATCCACGGCACCGAAGCGCTCGACGGAACCGATCTCGACGACGACGAGATCGACGCCATCGTCGAAACCGCCCGCGAGAACGTCTCGGTCCCGTACGTGACCGTCAGCGGCTACGTCGACCTCACCTGCGCCGAGAGCGCCGGCGTCGACATCGTCCGAGAGGCACTCGACGCCGCCGAGGGCAACGGCGAGGTACCCGAGGAGATCGAACTCGAGGTGACCTACGTCGGCGCGCCCGAGTACCGCATTCGGGTGCAGGCTCCCGACTACAAGACCGCCGAGAGCCAGCTCGAAGCCAGCGCCGAGCGCGCGTCGACTGCCATCACCGATCGCGGCGGCACCGCGGAGTTCCACCGCGAACGCCGCAGCGACGACGAATAA
- a CDS encoding M48 family metalloprotease, whose amino-acid sequence MEWTNDWMLHVRMVVAVGSLAVVAAALAGVLFVAFSWLAALAARNGYLPGGLTGVAGAGATIVLVVAIVVIEGRYGDSLVLRSVDAREPSPEEFPDLHRLVNRVARQADLPVPTVLVAETTAPRAFTTGCTRNGATLVVSTGLLDVLDGDELSAVVAHELAHVKNRDVAVMMAMSLPLVVAQTLMDWASSGWEDPNHESSSVGGIVGAVIFAVAGLFWVVGRVMFRLLSRYRELAADRGAVAITGSPAALASALSTLDEAATEIPTTDARTSASIAAFSIVPPEPVEAESREPLMLGPEGDRAPYLYRETQPLREIAARILRTHPDTDDRIARLQSLQRSL is encoded by the coding sequence ATGGAGTGGACGAACGACTGGATGCTCCACGTTCGAATGGTCGTGGCCGTCGGGTCGCTCGCCGTCGTGGCAGCGGCGCTTGCCGGCGTGCTGTTCGTCGCGTTCTCGTGGCTGGCCGCCCTCGCCGCGCGGAACGGCTACCTTCCCGGTGGACTGACTGGGGTCGCCGGCGCGGGTGCGACGATCGTACTCGTCGTCGCTATCGTCGTCATCGAAGGGCGCTACGGCGACTCGCTCGTCCTCCGGAGCGTCGACGCGCGTGAACCGTCCCCCGAGGAGTTCCCCGATCTCCACCGTCTCGTCAATCGCGTTGCCCGCCAGGCAGACCTCCCGGTTCCGACCGTACTGGTGGCCGAGACGACCGCGCCACGGGCCTTCACGACCGGTTGCACCCGAAATGGGGCGACGCTCGTCGTCTCGACTGGACTGCTTGACGTGCTCGACGGAGACGAGCTGTCGGCGGTCGTCGCTCACGAACTCGCCCACGTCAAGAACCGCGATGTCGCGGTGATGATGGCGATGTCGTTGCCGCTGGTCGTCGCACAGACGCTGATGGACTGGGCGAGCAGCGGCTGGGAGGACCCGAATCACGAGAGCAGCTCGGTCGGTGGCATCGTCGGAGCCGTCATCTTCGCCGTCGCGGGGCTGTTCTGGGTTGTCGGCCGGGTGATGTTCCGTCTGCTCTCGCGATACCGTGAGCTCGCGGCCGACCGCGGCGCAGTCGCCATCACTGGCTCGCCGGCCGCGCTCGCGAGCGCGCTATCGACGCTCGACGAAGCGGCCACGGAAATCCCGACCACGGATGCCCGCACAAGCGCGAGTATCGCCGCCTTCTCGATCGTTCCGCCCGAACCGGTCGAAGCCGAGTCCCGAGAGCCGCTGATGCTCGGCCCGGAGGGCGATCGTGCGCCGTACCTCTACCGCGAAACACAGCCGCTCAGGGAGATCGCCGCACGAATCCTGCGAACCCACCCGGACACCGACGATCGGATCGCCCGGCTACAATCCCTCCAGCGGTCGTTGTAG
- a CDS encoding 6-hydroxymethylpterin diphosphokinase MptE-like protein has product MQFEEWEPVYEAILDDFGFDRAADERVRDILVGFTEPFDLDRLDLTGESVVIAGAGPSLETDLDSLSDELLSEGAVFAASTAADRLREAGIGVDCMVTDLDKNPDTVRDLTEHGTPVAVHAHGDNEPLVREVVSTLNATNVLATTQAAPVGAVRNFGGFTDGDRAAFLADHCGAKSLKFVGWDFDDDSVGSMKQQKLTWAERLLYWLERHRDERFTVLDGRREEIDIGALPIK; this is encoded by the coding sequence ATGCAGTTCGAGGAGTGGGAGCCGGTCTACGAAGCGATCCTCGACGACTTCGGGTTCGACCGCGCGGCCGACGAGCGCGTGCGAGACATCCTCGTCGGCTTCACCGAGCCGTTCGATCTCGATCGGCTCGACCTCACGGGCGAGTCAGTCGTGATCGCCGGCGCTGGCCCCTCGCTCGAAACCGATCTCGACTCGTTGTCGGACGAACTACTCTCGGAGGGGGCCGTGTTCGCCGCCTCGACCGCGGCCGACCGCCTCCGTGAAGCCGGTATCGGGGTCGACTGTATGGTAACAGACCTCGATAAGAACCCCGACACGGTACGCGACCTCACCGAGCACGGCACGCCGGTCGCGGTCCACGCCCACGGCGACAACGAACCGCTGGTCCGAGAGGTCGTCTCGACGCTCAACGCGACGAACGTACTCGCGACGACCCAAGCCGCACCCGTCGGCGCAGTCCGAAATTTCGGTGGGTTCACCGACGGCGACCGTGCGGCCTTCCTCGCCGATCACTGCGGGGCGAAAAGCTTGAAATTCGTTGGATGGGATTTCGACGACGACTCGGTCGGGTCGATGAAGCAGCAGAAACTCACGTGGGCCGAACGGCTGCTGTACTGGCTCGAACGCCACCGTGACGAACGATTCACCGTGCTCGATGGGCGACGTGAGGAGATCGACATCGGAGCGTTGCCGATCAAGTAG
- a CDS encoding helix-turn-helix domain-containing protein: MPTTRTARPPRSSGIWPMKAVSGSESADDRRDSFEEPVDQRLQGFYEIPREIDMEGLAAEFDISDQSVSERLRRGHRNFVRNGLGWGSLGDEDSTD; encoded by the coding sequence ATGCCGACGACGAGGACGGCGAGGCCGCCGAGAAGCAGCGGGATCTGGCCGATGAAGGCGGTTAGCGGTTCCGAGAGCGCCGACGATCGGCGGGATAGCTTCGAGGAACCCGTCGACCAACGGTTGCAAGGGTTCTACGAGATCCCGCGGGAGATCGACATGGAAGGTCTCGCCGCCGAGTTCGATATCTCCGACCAGTCGGTGTCCGAACGCCTCCGGCGCGGCCACCGGAACTTCGTCCGCAACGGGCTCGGCTGGGGCTCGCTCGGCGACGAGGACTCGACCGACTAA
- a CDS encoding AI-2E family transporter: protein MASLLDGYDRSRIPLWLAAIALGAALAFVVYRYIGTFVLGLFVYYITRPIHRRIADWIPTSSLAAAVSLLSITLPIILLVAYTVSVAVTELQSLAGTNAEQLDALVQPILADGGLGIDNLRELVTSAVQNPEQYLGPGGLESLGEALGTTTGYLGAAGNALLHLFIVLALAFYLLRDDHKLAAWFRTELAGERTAAYAYLDAVDRNLKTIYFGNILNAFATAVLAAISYNALDVVSPPEIGVPSATLLGLLTGVGSLVPVVGMKIVYIPVALVLAGQAALIDPTLLWFPLVFAAVSLVIVDTIPDLVLRPYVSGRSLHTGSVMIAYIVGPLLFGWYGLFLGPLLLVLVVHFARIILPELVRGEPVTTRATAGNPLDPDDVIDVPEPEPVEPTGETDPETDAEADTDLEADVDEQPQQSSQPSDDGTVEDE, encoded by the coding sequence ATGGCCAGCCTGTTGGATGGCTACGACCGTTCGCGGATCCCGCTGTGGCTGGCGGCGATCGCCCTCGGGGCCGCGCTCGCGTTCGTCGTCTACCGGTACATCGGCACGTTCGTCCTCGGGCTGTTCGTCTACTATATCACGCGCCCGATCCACCGCCGGATCGCGGATTGGATCCCGACATCGAGTCTCGCTGCGGCGGTTTCGCTGCTGTCGATCACGCTGCCGATCATCCTGCTCGTCGCGTACACGGTCTCGGTGGCCGTCACCGAACTCCAGAGCCTCGCCGGCACCAACGCGGAGCAGCTCGACGCCCTCGTCCAGCCGATCCTTGCGGACGGCGGGCTCGGGATCGACAACCTGCGGGAGCTGGTGACCTCGGCGGTACAGAACCCCGAGCAGTATCTCGGGCCGGGCGGGCTCGAATCCCTCGGTGAGGCGCTCGGCACGACGACGGGATATCTCGGCGCGGCCGGCAACGCGCTTCTCCATCTGTTCATCGTGCTCGCGCTCGCGTTCTACCTCCTCCGCGACGATCACAAGCTCGCGGCGTGGTTCCGGACCGAACTCGCGGGCGAGCGGACGGCGGCGTACGCCTACCTCGATGCGGTCGATCGCAACCTCAAGACGATCTACTTCGGGAACATCCTCAACGCCTTTGCGACCGCGGTCCTCGCCGCGATCTCGTACAACGCTCTCGACGTCGTCAGCCCCCCTGAAATCGGGGTCCCGTCGGCCACCCTGCTGGGACTGCTCACCGGCGTTGGCAGTCTCGTTCCGGTGGTGGGGATGAAGATCGTCTACATCCCTGTGGCGCTCGTCCTCGCCGGACAGGCCGCCCTCATCGACCCGACGCTGCTCTGGTTCCCGCTGGTGTTCGCGGCGGTCTCGCTCGTGATCGTCGACACCATTCCGGACCTCGTCCTCCGGCCGTACGTCTCGGGCCGTTCGCTCCACACTGGCTCGGTGATGATCGCGTACATCGTCGGCCCCCTCCTCTTTGGATGGTACGGCCTGTTTCTCGGGCCGCTCCTCCTCGTGTTGGTCGTCCACTTCGCACGGATCATCCTCCCAGAACTCGTCCGTGGGGAACCGGTGACGACGCGGGCGACCGCGGGCAACCCGCTCGATCCCGACGACGTCATCGACGTCCCGGAGCCCGAACCTGTCGAACCAACGGGCGAGACGGACCCGGAAACCGACGCCGAAGCGGACACCGATCTCGAAGCCGACGTCGACGAGCAGCCACAGCAGTCATCGCAGCCGTCGGACGACGGAACCGTCGAAGACGAGTAA
- a CDS encoding FAD-binding oxidoreductase, whose protein sequence is MPHDCTFLADTLDEEQVSLGDDDRDSHAGDWGTPEEDRVRPDAVCWPESTADVSAVLAAANDRDVPVTPYAAGTGIEGNALPARGGVSMDLTRMDRVLDVRPEDFQIDVEPGVLGGTLNDAVAEHGLFLPPLPQSADISTIGGMIATDASGAKTVKYGEVHDWVLELEAVLADGTVIETGSKAKKTSSGYNLKDVLVGSEGTLGVVTRATFELERQPEQIRGGRAVFATLDDAATAIAATMQAGCDVATIELLDQVSTKIADAYSGTDLPDAPTVFLEFHANHGIDAEIEACREIFDEHGVERFEMAAGTEMDELWAARRDLANALLAYDPPRRPAKPGDVTVPISQYPDLVRYAKTLGEEHVLDVPCFGHAGDGNVHYNVLVDPNDPEELEAGREISDAVVERAIEMGGTSTGEHGVGRGKRSYMIAEHGEGTVDAMRAIKRTLDPNATLNPGKIFPAADDERL, encoded by the coding sequence ATGCCACACGACTGTACGTTTCTCGCCGACACTCTCGACGAGGAGCAGGTTTCGCTCGGCGACGACGACCGCGATTCGCACGCCGGTGACTGGGGGACACCGGAGGAAGACCGCGTTAGGCCCGATGCGGTCTGCTGGCCCGAGTCCACGGCTGACGTGTCGGCGGTCCTCGCGGCTGCGAACGACCGAGACGTGCCGGTCACGCCCTACGCGGCGGGCACGGGGATCGAGGGCAACGCACTCCCCGCCCGTGGCGGCGTCAGCATGGATCTCACGCGGATGGATCGCGTGCTCGACGTTCGGCCGGAGGACTTTCAGATCGACGTCGAACCGGGTGTGCTCGGTGGGACCCTGAACGACGCAGTCGCCGAGCACGGCCTGTTCCTGCCGCCACTACCGCAGTCCGCCGACATCTCGACGATCGGCGGGATGATCGCTACCGACGCGAGCGGTGCGAAGACGGTGAAATACGGCGAGGTCCACGACTGGGTGCTCGAACTCGAGGCAGTCCTCGCCGACGGCACCGTGATCGAAACGGGCAGCAAAGCGAAGAAGACATCAAGTGGCTACAATCTGAAAGACGTTCTCGTGGGGAGCGAGGGCACGCTCGGAGTCGTCACGCGCGCGACGTTCGAACTCGAACGCCAGCCGGAGCAGATCCGCGGCGGTCGCGCAGTGTTCGCGACGCTCGACGACGCCGCGACCGCGATCGCGGCGACGATGCAGGCGGGATGCGACGTCGCCACGATCGAGCTCCTCGACCAGGTGAGCACGAAGATTGCGGACGCCTACTCCGGCACCGATCTCCCCGACGCACCCACGGTGTTCCTCGAGTTCCACGCCAATCATGGGATCGACGCCGAGATCGAAGCCTGTCGCGAGATCTTCGACGAACACGGCGTCGAACGCTTCGAGATGGCGGCCGGCACGGAGATGGACGAGCTCTGGGCCGCTCGGCGCGACCTCGCGAACGCGCTGTTGGCTTACGACCCGCCACGCCGACCCGCAAAACCGGGCGACGTCACCGTCCCGATCAGTCAGTACCCCGATCTCGTTCGGTACGCGAAAACACTCGGCGAGGAACACGTCCTCGACGTGCCGTGTTTCGGCCACGCCGGCGACGGCAACGTCCACTACAACGTGCTCGTGGACCCGAACGACCCGGAAGAGCTCGAAGCGGGCCGAGAGATCTCGGACGCCGTGGTCGAGCGGGCGATCGAGATGGGCGGGACCTCGACCGGCGAACACGGCGTCGGCCGGGGCAAGCGGAGTTACATGATCGCCGAGCACGGCGAAGGGACGGTCGACGCGATGCGGGCGATCAAACGGACACTCGACCCGAACGCCACACTGAACCCCGGCAAAATCTTCCCCGCAGCCGACGACGAACGACTGTAG
- a CDS encoding 50S ribosomal protein L44e, giving the protein MQIPRRFNTYCPHCNAHHEHEVEKVRSGRETGMKWTDRQRERATAVIGNTGKFSKVPGGDKPTKKTNLKYRCSDCGNAHLREGWRAGRVEFQE; this is encoded by the coding sequence ATGCAGATACCACGTCGGTTCAACACGTACTGCCCGCACTGCAACGCCCACCACGAACACGAAGTCGAGAAGGTCCGCAGCGGTCGCGAGACCGGGATGAAGTGGACCGATCGCCAGCGCGAACGCGCCACCGCAGTCATCGGCAACACCGGGAAGTTCTCGAAGGTCCCCGGTGGCGACAAACCCACGAAGAAGACCAACCTCAAGTACCGGTGCAGCGACTGCGGCAACGCTCACCTCCGCGAAGGATGGCGCGCCGGCCGCGTGGAGTTCCAGGAGTAA